The sequence below is a genomic window from Micromonospora aurantiaca ATCC 27029.
CCCGCCGTACCGCCCGCTCCCTCGGCGGGCCTCCTGGCAGGAATGTCTACCACCGCGAGCTGTGCGGCGTCAGCACCTCACCGTGCGTCGGGCGGCGTCACCAGGTGCCGGAAGCCCAGCACCGCGAACGTGACCGCGCCGGCCACGATCAACGCGAGGCCGAGCACGTTGTCACCGGCGAGCGCCAGATCGCCCTCGACGGTCCGGAACCCCCCCACCACGATCACCAGGAACCACGGCAGCGCGCCGAGCGCCACCGCCCAGCGCGTACCCGTCGACCGGTGGGCGAACCGGCCCAGCAGCACAGTGGTCGCCACCACCGCGACGACGCCGGCAGCCACCAGGCCGACACCGAGAAGCGCCCGCAGCCCGCCGGAGCGGCCCTGCACGGTCTCCCAGGCCCAGGTCGCGAAGATCAGGTCGAGCAGCGCCAGCAGGACGCCGGCCCAGACCGTCACGACGCCGCCGGCCACCCGCAGCGCGCGGTCGAGCACCCGCTCCGCCGGGCTCGGCGTGGCGGCCGTCGGCGGCTGCTCGGGAAGGGTCGACACGGGTACGGCCGGCAGCGTCACCGGAGACCGGCCGCCGCGACCGGGGACCGCTGCGTACCGTCCAGGGCGATGCCGGCGAAGAGGTCGTCCTCCCAGCCGTACGGGCCGGCGCCCGGCCCCTTCTCGCCGACCGCGAGCGTGAAGTACTCGACGCCCATGAACTCGCCGCCGAAGTTGCCGGCGATCGAGTAGAGCCAGGAGTTCGCCGGGATCTGGGTGGCGTGGGCGCGCATCGCCGCCTCCTTGGCGGCGTGCTGGTCGGTGCCGTCGATCCGGGCGGCGATCTCCGCGTCCGGCGTGCCGAACGGCAGCTCGTCGGCGCTCTCGATGCCGGCGAACGGATTGTCCGAGGACTCGGTGAACGTCTCCAGGCCCGCGTCGAGGACGCTGCGCGGCATCGCCGTCCAGTAGACCTTCGCCGGGGCGATCCCCTCGGCCGCGGCCAGCTCCACCGCCCGCATCGCCACCCGGTGCGCCTGGATGTGGTCGGGGTGGCCGTAGAAGCCGTCCGGATCGTACGTGACGAGAACCTGGGGACGGACCTCGCGGATGACCTCCACCAGGTACCCGGCGGCGGTGTCCAGGTCGGCCTGCCAGAACGCCCGGGGGTGCTCGTTGGTGGCCAGGCCCATCATGCCGGAGTCACGGTAGCGGCCCGCCCCGCCGAGGAACCGGTGGTCGGTCACGCCGAGCACGGCGCAGGCGGCCGCCAGCTCACCGATCCGGTAGCCGCCGAGCTGGTCCGCCTCGGCCGCGCCGAGCTGCGCCAGGGCCGGGACGTGGATCTCGCCCTCCTCGCCCAGCGTGCAGGTCACGAGCGTGACGTGGGCACCGGTGGCGGCGTAGTGCGCCATCGTCGCGCCGGTGCCGATCGACTCGTCGTCGGGATGCGCGTGGACCAGCAGAAGGCGTCGGTCGGGCAGGGTCGTCACGCCCGTCACTCTAACCGGCGGTCCTGCCCGCTCGACGGTGATGCGTCCGCCCAGGTCGGCCACATCACCTCCGGCGCCCGCCTACTCTGCAGGCGTGGACTTTCCCGAGCTGGCCGCCCGTACCCGTCGGTTCAGCCACGGGGCGCCGCGCGCCGTCACCGTCGCGGGCGACGGCGCCCGGGTGATCTTCCTGCGTTCCGCGGGACCGGAGGACCCGGCCGACGCGCTCTGGCTGCTCGACGTCGACAGCGGCGAGGAACGACTGGTCGCGGACCCGGCGGTGCTGCTGGGCACGGACGCCGAGCCGGCCCGCCTCGCCCCCGGGGAACGGGCGCTGCGCGAGCGGTTGCGGCTCAGCTCCGGCGGCATCGGCTCGTACGCGCTGGACTCGGCCGGCCGGGTCGCCGCGTTCGCGCTGGCCGGGCGGCTGTTCCGGGCCGACCTGGTGCACGGCGACGTGATCGAGGTGGCAGCGATCGGGCCGGTGATCGACCCGCGGCCCGACCCGGCCGGTGAGCGGCTGGCGTACGTCACCGACGCCGCCGAGGGGGTGCGCCGGGGTCAGTTGCGGGTGGTGGAGCCGGACGGTACGGACAACCTGCTCGCCGGTGAGGACAGCGGTGTCACCTGGGGTCTGGCCGAGCACATCGCGGCCGAGGAGTTCCACCGCTACCGGGGCTACTGGTGGGCGCCGGACGGGCGCAGCGTGCTGGCCGCCCGGGTCGACGAATCACGCCTGGAACGCTGGTACCTGCACGACCCGGCCGACCCGGCGAGCCCGCCGACGTCGCTCGCGTACCCCGTGGCGGGTGGGCCGAACGCGGAGGTGAGCCTGCACCTGCTCGACCTCGACGGCGGCTGGGTCGACGTGCACTGGGACCGCGAGACCTATCCGTACCTGAGTTCCGTGGACTGGACCGAGGGCGGGCCGCTGATCACGGTGCTGCGCCGCTCGCAGCAGCACGGCCTGGTGCTCGCGGTGGACCCGCGCACCGGGGAGACGCAGGTGCACGCCGAGCTGGCCGACCCGCGCTGGGTGGAGCCGATCCCCGGCACCCCGGCGCACCTGCCCGACGGGCGGGTGCTGGTCGGCGGCGAGCTGGCCCACGACGGGTACGACGCGCGTTGCCTGTTCGCCGACGGCACGCTGCTCACCCCGCCGTCGCTGTACGTGCGGCGGGTGGTCGGGCGGCTGCCGAACGGCCCGAACGCGGCGGCCGACCTGCTGGTGGAGGCGAGCGAGGGCGAACCGAGCCAGCGTCACCTCTACCGGGTGCGCACCACGATCGGCGGCGGCATGGACGCCCGCCGGATGGGCAGCGACCCCGGCTGGCACACCGCCTCGATCGGCGGGTCGACGCTGGCCGTGGGCATCGCGTCGCTGGAGCACGCCGGCGTCCGCTGGCGGGTGTGGCACGGCGACCGCGAGGTCGGCGAACTGCGCTCGTTCGCCGCCACCTGCTCGTACGCGCCGCGGCCGACGATGGTCCGGGTGACCGACCGGCGGCTGCCCAGCGCCGTGCTCTACCCGGCCGAGCACGTCAAGGGCACCCGGCTGCCGGTGCTGCTGGACGTGTACGGCGGCCCCGGCCACCAGGAGGTGGTCGCGGCCCGCAGCGTCTGGCTGGAACGGCAGTGGTGGGCCGAGCAGGGCTTCGCGGTGGTCACCATCGACAACCGGGGTACGCCGGGCATCGCGCCGTCGTTCGAGAAGGCGATCCACAGGCGGGTCGCC
It includes:
- the mshB gene encoding N-acetyl-1-D-myo-inositol-2-amino-2-deoxy-alpha-D-glucopyranoside deacetylase, whose protein sequence is MTGVTTLPDRRLLLVHAHPDDESIGTGATMAHYAATGAHVTLVTCTLGEEGEIHVPALAQLGAAEADQLGGYRIGELAAACAVLGVTDHRFLGGAGRYRDSGMMGLATNEHPRAFWQADLDTAAGYLVEVIREVRPQVLVTYDPDGFYGHPDHIQAHRVAMRAVELAAAEGIAPAKVYWTAMPRSVLDAGLETFTESSDNPFAGIESADELPFGTPDAEIAARIDGTDQHAAKEAAMRAHATQIPANSWLYSIAGNFGGEFMGVEYFTLAVGEKGPGAGPYGWEDDLFAGIALDGTQRSPVAAAGLR
- a CDS encoding S9 family peptidase, which gives rise to MDFPELAARTRRFSHGAPRAVTVAGDGARVIFLRSAGPEDPADALWLLDVDSGEERLVADPAVLLGTDAEPARLAPGERALRERLRLSSGGIGSYALDSAGRVAAFALAGRLFRADLVHGDVIEVAAIGPVIDPRPDPAGERLAYVTDAAEGVRRGQLRVVEPDGTDNLLAGEDSGVTWGLAEHIAAEEFHRYRGYWWAPDGRSVLAARVDESRLERWYLHDPADPASPPTSLAYPVAGGPNAEVSLHLLDLDGGWVDVHWDRETYPYLSSVDWTEGGPLITVLRRSQQHGLVLAVDPRTGETQVHAELADPRWVEPIPGTPAHLPDGRVLVGGELAHDGYDARCLFADGTLLTPPSLYVRRVVGRLPNGPNAAADLLVEASEGEPSQRHLYRVRTTIGGGMDARRMGSDPGWHTASIGGSTLAVGIASLEHAGVRWRVWHGDREVGELRSFAATCSYAPRPTMVRVTDRRLPSAVLYPAEHVKGTRLPVLLDVYGGPGHQEVVAARSVWLERQWWAEQGFAVVTIDNRGTPGIAPSFEKAIHRRVADVILTDQVDALTALADKHPDLDLGRVAVRGWSFGGWLAGLAVLRHPELFKCAIVGAPVTDWALYDTAYSERYLGMPDDGMDVYAHHSLVELAAEPLGDPAQARPMLLVHGLADDNVLAAHTLRLSAALLATGRPHAVLPLTGASHLAAGGVSERLLRLELDFLRRYL